One ANME-2 cluster archaeon genomic region harbors:
- a CDS encoding dihydroorotate dehydrogenase electron transfer subunit — protein MKPRNAIITEVIHETPTITTLKMDLKLEALPGQFVMVWVRGLDEVPMALSHPDAITVQRVGEATNVLSGMQVGDSIGIRGPFGNGFELEGTRIMLIAGGVGGAPLLPLARLAYAKGLDMTTIVGARTGDELLFEQQFSQCGRVSVATDDGSKGYHGFVTELVNQFDLESFDQLYVCGPELMMKGVLDILQAQAIEARSQFSLHRYFKCGIGVCGACTIDPSGQRVCKDGPVFKGDMLIYSELGKYHRDATGKKIVQERFEDSL, from the coding sequence GTGAAACCACGAAATGCCATTATTACCGAAGTTATCCACGAAACGCCTACCATTACCACACTGAAAATGGATCTCAAGCTGGAAGCATTGCCTGGCCAGTTCGTTATGGTCTGGGTCAGGGGACTGGATGAGGTGCCCATGGCATTGTCGCATCCGGACGCTATCACGGTGCAGAGGGTGGGCGAAGCCACAAATGTGCTGTCAGGTATGCAGGTGGGCGACAGTATCGGCATCAGGGGTCCTTTCGGGAACGGGTTTGAACTGGAAGGCACCAGGATAATGCTCATTGCAGGTGGTGTAGGTGGTGCACCCTTGCTGCCGCTGGCACGGCTGGCATATGCAAAGGGGCTGGACATGACAACGATAGTTGGTGCAAGGACAGGGGATGAACTGCTGTTCGAACAACAGTTCTCACAGTGCGGTCGTGTCAGTGTTGCCACCGATGACGGGAGCAAGGGATATCATGGGTTTGTTACCGAACTCGTTAACCAGTTTGACCTGGAAAGCTTTGACCAGCTCTATGTCTGCGGCCCCGAACTGATGATGAAAGGTGTGCTTGATATTCTTCAGGCACAGGCGATTGAAGCCCGCTCACAGTTCAGTCTTCACAGGTATTTCAAATGCGGAATAGGGGTATGTGGTGCGTGCACAATTGACCCATCCGGCCAGAGGGTCTGCAAGGATGGACCTGTGTTCAAAGGCGACATGCTTATATATAGTGAACTGGGGAAATATCATAGGGATGCGACCGGGAAAAAAATTGTTCAGGAAAGATTTGAGGATAGTTTATAG
- a CDS encoding histidinol phosphate phosphatase domain-containing protein, giving the protein MIDLHTHSIFSDGELLPSELVRRAVVHGYTAIAITDHVDFTNIGHVLDGIKKAAYLEEVWDIQVLPGVEITHVPPQKIAEMVSLARKLGARIVVVHGETLAEPVIPGTNRAAIEAGADILAHPGLISRDDAVLAAEQGVCLEITSRCGHNRANGHVARVAEEVGAALVVGTDSHSPGDLLTDEQARKVALGAGLSEKRANDALISQPLNLINAHK; this is encoded by the coding sequence ATGATCGACCTTCATACCCATTCAATATTCAGTGACGGAGAACTGCTTCCCAGTGAACTTGTACGAAGAGCAGTGGTTCACGGATACACGGCAATAGCTATTACCGACCACGTTGATTTTACCAATATCGGGCATGTGCTGGACGGTATTAAGAAAGCTGCGTACCTTGAAGAGGTCTGGGATATACAGGTACTGCCAGGTGTGGAGATTACCCACGTTCCACCACAAAAGATAGCTGAAATGGTATCCCTGGCAAGGAAACTGGGCGCCAGGATAGTGGTTGTGCACGGGGAGACCCTGGCCGAGCCTGTGATTCCGGGGACCAACCGTGCAGCTATCGAAGCAGGTGCTGATATTCTGGCACATCCGGGACTCATATCAAGAGACGATGCCGTCCTTGCTGCAGAACAGGGTGTCTGTCTGGAAATTACGTCTCGTTGCGGGCATAACCGGGCCAACGGTCATGTGGCCAGAGTGGCAGAAGAGGTTGGTGCAGCACTGGTGGTGGGTACCGATTCCCATTCACCTGGCGACCTGCTTACTGATGAACAGGCACGTAAGGTCGCACTTGGTGCAGGGTTAAGTGAAAAACGTGCTAATGATGCCCTTATTTCACAACCTTTAAATCTGATTAATGCACATAAATAA
- a CDS encoding 2-amino-3,7-dideoxy-D-threo-hept-6-ulosonate synthase gives MHNNILQSGNIGKSVRIERIINRKTGRTIIIPMDHGVGAGPIQGLVDLSSMVNKVAEGGANAVLGHMGLPKYGHRGYGKDVGLIIHLSASTSLGPDPNHKVLVTSVEDAIKVGADCVSVHVNVGAHDEAKMLEDLGMVASKCDEWGIPLLAMMYPRGPKVDSEHDVEYVKHAARVGAELGADIIKTNYTGDPDSFREVVKGCPVPVVVAGGPRMETEMDLMQVVYDSVHAGGKGVAIGRNVFQAEDPVAIVSKIAKIVHEDFSVDEVYG, from the coding sequence ATGCACAACAATATCCTGCAGTCAGGGAATATAGGCAAATCTGTCAGAATAGAGCGTATTATTAACCGGAAAACTGGCAGAACGATTATTATACCCATGGACCACGGTGTAGGGGCCGGCCCCATTCAGGGATTGGTTGACCTGTCGTCTATGGTGAACAAAGTTGCAGAAGGTGGTGCCAATGCTGTGCTGGGACACATGGGTCTTCCAAAATACGGTCACCGGGGTTATGGTAAGGATGTGGGGTTGATCATCCATTTATCGGCATCAACGTCCCTGGGTCCAGACCCCAATCATAAAGTACTGGTCACTTCTGTAGAAGATGCCATCAAGGTGGGAGCTGACTGCGTGTCAGTCCACGTAAATGTAGGTGCCCACGACGAGGCAAAGATGCTTGAGGACCTTGGTATGGTTGCAAGTAAATGTGATGAGTGGGGTATCCCCCTGCTGGCAATGATGTATCCCAGGGGACCAAAAGTTGATTCTGAACATGATGTAGAATATGTGAAACATGCTGCCCGTGTAGGAGCTGAACTGGGTGCAGACATAATCAAAACCAATTATACCGGTGATCCGGACTCGTTTCGTGAAGTGGTGAAAGGATGTCCTGTCCCTGTTGTTGTAGCCGGAGGACCGAGAATGGAAACCGAAATGGACCTGATGCAGGTGGTATATGATTCGGTCCATGCCGGAGGAAAGGGTGTGGCAATAGGACGAAACGTGTTCCAGGCCGAGGACCCCGTTGCTATCGTTTCAAAAATCGCAAAGATAGTGCATGAGGATTTTTCAGTGGATGAGGTCTATGGATAA
- a CDS encoding fumarylacetoacetate hydrolase family protein — MIGRFKLDDEAFTGTIQGTRVIVEKDLYNDSYEIGELVSLPPVAPGKIICVGLNYVDHALELDMELPDHPIIFLKPPSAVIGNGDKILYPPESNQVDYEAELAVIIGKRCRNIAARRVDDVIMGYTCFNDVTARDIQKIDNQWTRAKSFDTFAPLGPYILEPGEIDLSDAFIRSRVNGEVTQDSNVSNMIFDPAALVEFISHIMTLNKGDVIATGTPAGVGELRPGDTIEVEIEGIGILKNQVAKANS; from the coding sequence ATGATAGGTAGATTCAAACTTGATGATGAAGCTTTTACCGGAACCATACAGGGTACCAGGGTAATAGTGGAAAAGGACCTGTATAATGACTCGTACGAAATTGGAGAACTTGTATCACTCCCGCCTGTTGCACCTGGCAAGATAATTTGTGTGGGATTGAACTATGTAGACCATGCTCTGGAACTGGATATGGAACTGCCGGACCACCCCATAATATTCCTGAAACCCCCCTCGGCCGTAATCGGTAATGGAGACAAGATCCTGTATCCACCTGAGAGCAACCAGGTTGATTACGAGGCCGAGCTGGCGGTTATAATTGGCAAACGTTGCAGGAACATTGCGGCACGTCGTGTCGATGATGTGATAATGGGATATACCTGCTTTAATGACGTTACTGCCCGTGATATCCAGAAGATAGATAACCAGTGGACCCGGGCCAAGAGTTTTGACACTTTTGCACCCCTTGGCCCCTATATTCTCGAACCGGGGGAGATCGACCTGTCAGATGCGTTCATCCGTTCACGCGTTAACGGAGAGGTAACACAGGACTCCAATGTCAGTAATATGATATTTGATCCAGCAGCCCTTGTTGAGTTCATATCCCATATCATGACCCTGAATAAAGGTGATGTGATCGCCACCGGTACTCCGGCAGGTGTTGGAGAACTGCGGCCCGGGGATACTATTGAAGTAGAAATAGAAGGTATCGGCATCCTGAAGAACCAGGTGGCAAAAGCAAACTCTTGA
- a CDS encoding Gar1/Naf1 family protein produces the protein MKTLGTVLHTSSHKNLIVRGDENNNKNTLLPRMNNVVMNRKMKKLGKVNDVFGPVDHPYFSVRLFSNVANEELLKLKHKHVYVR, from the coding sequence TTGAAAACATTGGGAACTGTACTACACACTTCCAGCCATAAAAACCTGATTGTCAGAGGGGATGAAAACAATAACAAGAATACATTATTGCCCAGGATGAACAATGTGGTCATGAACCGTAAAATGAAAAAGCTCGGCAAGGTAAATGATGTGTTCGGTCCGGTCGACCATCCTTATTTTTCAGTTAGACTTTTCAGTAATGTGGCTAACGAGGAACTTCTCAAGCTCAAGCACAAGCACGTTTATGTGAGATAG
- a CDS encoding dihydroorotate dehydrogenase: MARTDLSIELTGLALENPAILAAGVLGTTGSSLKRIADSGAGAVVTKSIGIEPKPGHPNPTMFKLGCGFLNAMGLPNPSYKEFRGELITAREGGVPVIASVFGAHPDEFSQIITGLDGADAYELNVSCPHASGYGAAVGTDPVLVTEITKAAKQAANAPVWVKLTPNVTDIVEIGEAAQKGGADAVVAINTVRGMAIDIHSGYPILGNRFGGLSGAAIHPVAVKCVYDLYQALDIPVIGVGGIANYQDVVEMMMAGACAVQIGSAVYDSINIFNEVTAGLARYLADNSMELDDIIGMAHRKVGR, translated from the coding sequence ATGGCCAGAACAGACCTTTCCATAGAACTTACCGGCCTTGCCCTGGAAAACCCGGCCATACTGGCGGCGGGCGTACTGGGTACCACGGGTTCATCCCTTAAACGGATTGCAGATTCTGGTGCCGGTGCTGTTGTGACCAAGTCGATCGGTATTGAACCAAAACCGGGCCATCCTAATCCCACCATGTTCAAACTGGGATGTGGATTTTTGAATGCCATGGGTCTGCCAAACCCTTCTTATAAGGAGTTCAGAGGTGAACTGATTACTGCCAGGGAAGGTGGCGTTCCTGTGATTGCCAGTGTGTTCGGTGCTCACCCTGACGAATTCTCTCAAATTATCACAGGACTGGACGGTGCTGATGCTTATGAATTGAATGTAAGCTGCCCCCATGCAAGTGGATATGGTGCAGCGGTCGGTACGGACCCGGTACTGGTAACAGAAATCACGAAGGCAGCTAAACAGGCCGCAAATGCGCCCGTATGGGTAAAACTCACTCCCAATGTGACAGATATCGTTGAGATTGGTGAGGCTGCCCAAAAAGGTGGTGCTGATGCAGTGGTGGCCATCAATACTGTACGGGGAATGGCCATAGATATCCACAGCGGCTATCCTATTCTGGGCAACCGTTTTGGCGGGCTGTCAGGGGCTGCCATACACCCGGTGGCTGTAAAGTGTGTCTATGACCTGTACCAGGCACTGGATATACCGGTGATAGGCGTGGGTGGTATTGCGAATTACCAGGACGTTGTGGAGATGATGATGGCAGGGGCATGTGCGGTACAGATAGGGTCTGCGGTCTATGACAGTATTAATATATTCAACGAGGTAACCGCCGGGTTGGCCCGATACCTGGCAGACAACAGTATGGAGCTTGATGACATTATTGGAATGGCTCACAGGAAGGTGGGAAGGTGA
- a CDS encoding AI-2E family transporter, whose translation MTGPLERKHFTIIAGIIVVSAALLVTYLSWVFVNVIILSMLGAYVLHPLDVKLGQVTKIKNRRITAILTIVLVVLIFSALFVNIIFILGSELAKLQPAVLETDVNSLIDYGIGLMGDYIPDTVQQNMKENFAGSASSAILSAISLLQRVVLGFISNIALFAMELAVVIFMVYYLLIDRDNIVQTLIDVLPSNRVEIVREFLYHLDSIYNSLFNVYLLVCVLTGIIGGIGLMLIGVPYPVMWGAIIAILALLPIVGPGAFYVPASIYYVIVDEPVRAVILLLFGWLFLETIPGNVIRPRLMMKKGQIHPVITLLSFTAPLFVVGAMGIIVGPAAFGFMLALYRTYIGTQPGKPSDIGNHDREVSLVEQKELADVIGKEPVEEPID comes from the coding sequence ATGACCGGACCCCTTGAACGTAAACATTTCACGATCATTGCAGGTATAATTGTCGTGTCAGCAGCCCTGTTAGTAACATACCTGTCATGGGTCTTTGTGAATGTCATAATTTTGAGCATGCTTGGTGCATATGTATTGCATCCCCTGGACGTGAAGCTGGGGCAGGTCACAAAGATAAAGAACCGGCGTATCACTGCTATTTTAACCATAGTTTTAGTTGTACTAATTTTTTCTGCTTTGTTTGTAAATATCATCTTCATCCTGGGCTCGGAACTGGCAAAACTCCAGCCGGCTGTGCTGGAAACGGATGTGAACTCTTTGATAGATTACGGCATAGGACTGATGGGGGATTACATCCCTGATACCGTGCAGCAGAATATGAAAGAGAACTTTGCAGGTTCTGCATCTTCAGCCATATTGTCAGCCATCAGCCTGCTCCAGCGTGTGGTACTTGGCTTCATATCAAATATTGCACTCTTTGCCATGGAACTGGCAGTCGTCATCTTCATGGTATATTACCTGCTCATTGACAGGGATAACATCGTACAGACCCTCATCGATGTCCTGCCGTCCAACCGTGTGGAGATCGTCAGGGAATTCCTGTATCACCTGGACAGCATTTACAACAGCCTGTTCAATGTCTATTTGTTAGTATGCGTGCTCACAGGTATTATCGGCGGTATCGGACTGATGCTTATCGGTGTTCCTTATCCGGTGATGTGGGGTGCCATCATTGCAATCCTGGCACTGCTGCCAATCGTGGGACCGGGTGCCTTCTATGTACCAGCCTCCATTTACTATGTTATAGTGGATGAACCGGTCCGGGCAGTAATTCTGTTACTATTCGGCTGGCTGTTCCTTGAGACCATTCCCGGTAATGTTATCAGACCCAGACTGATGATGAAAAAGGGGCAGATACATCCCGTCATCACTTTGCTTTCATTCACAGCTCCATTGTTCGTGGTTGGCGCAATGGGAATTATTGTAGGTCCTGCAGCATTCGGTTTCATGCTGGCGCTCTACAGGACATACATTGGAACTCAACCCGGAAAACCATCAGATATCGGAAATCATGACAGAGAGGTTTCATTGGTTGAGCAAAAAGAACTGGCAGATGTTATTGGGAAAGAACCTGTAGAAGAACCCATTGATTAG